From the genome of Papaver somniferum cultivar HN1 chromosome 2, ASM357369v1, whole genome shotgun sequence, one region includes:
- the LOC113348769 gene encoding GDSL esterase/lipase At5g45950-like — protein MAMAITKMIVLVLVVFSAWPSLMEAHTSDERVDVQKLRKLAAENNVTCILVFGDSSVDPGNNNRLSTTFKGNFAPYGKSFYGGRPTGRFCNGRLTTDFIAEALGFTKIIPGYLEPNVTNNQILHGVSFASAASGYDDLTANLTNVLPVSKQIEYLLHYKIRLTKLVGQKKASEIIGNAIFVLSMGTNDFIQNYFIEPTRAKEFTLDKYEDFLVSCMIKDIKEMHRIGATRLVVVGVPPLGCMPLVKILMGGSSGACVESFNNASFTFNTKVRAAIANIKTLKSAYVDAYAIIQSAINNPKKYGFTVTSKGCCGTGEIEFGDTCKGLTTCKDPAKYIFWDAVHPTEKMYSIIADDALRSVSSKILN, from the exons ATGGCCATGGCAATTACTAAGATGATTGTACTGGTTTTAGTAGTCTTTTCGGCATGGCCATCATTGATGGAGGCTCATACAAGTGATGAAAGAGTTGATGTACAGAAACTGAGAAAACTAGCAGCTGAAAATAATGTAACATGTATTCTGGTCTTTGGTGATTCTAGTGTTGATCCTGGTAACAATAATCGTCTTTCTACGacgtttaagggtaattttgcacCTTATGGGAAGAGTTTCTATGGTGGTCGTCCCACTGGAAGGTTTTGCAATGGAAGATTAACGACGGATTTCATCG CGGAGGCGTTGGGTTTCACGAAAATAATTCCAGGATATCTAGAGCCAAATGTGACCAACAATCAAATCTTACATGGTGTTAGTTTTGCTTCTGCAGCTTCTGGCTACGATGATCTCACTGCCAACCTCACG AATGTGTTGCCAGTTTCTAAGCAGATAGAGTATTTACTGCACTACAAGATCAGGCTAACGAAATTGGTAGGACAAAAGAAAGCATCTGAAATCAttgggaatgcaatctttgtcttGAGTATGGGCACAAACGATTTCATTCAGAATTACTTCATCGAACCTACCAGAGCTAAAGAATTTACCCTGGATAAATATGAGGATTTCTTGGTATCATGTATGATCAAAGACATCAAGGAAATGCATAGAATTGGAGCCACCAGATTGGTTGTAGTTGGGGTTCCACCTTTAGGATGTATGCCGCTTGTCAAGATACTAATGGGTGGATCATCAGGAGCATGTGTCGAAAGTTTTAACAATGCTTCATTCACTTTTAACACCAAGGTTAGAGCTGCAATTGCCAACATCAAAACGCTTAAAAGTGCTTATGTTGATGCCTATGCTATCATTCAAAGCGCAATCAACAACCCCAAAAAATATG GTTTTACAGTGACATCCAAGGGATGTTGTGGAACAGGGGAAATAGAGTTTGGAGACACATGTAAGGGATTGACCACATGCAAAGACCCGGCCAAGTATATATTTTGGGATGCAGTTCATCCTACTGAAAAGATGTACAGCATCATTGCAGATGATGCTCTCAGATCTGTTAGTTCCAAGATTTtgaactaa
- the LOC113348770 gene encoding glucosidase 2 subunit beta-like yields the protein MEMVLIFIPLLIISFFQSSSPSILPKSPYLGIHPEDEKYYFESQLIQCKDGSKSFTRDRLNDGFCDCVDGTDEPGTPACPRSKFYCKNVGSTPRTLFSSRINDCFCDCCDGSDEYDGSIDCPNTCFKTGNVGRKNHNYMSSRMHMSSFDLQDRENTMNLEDLIQKLKDLKIVFILEVVLVSMVAFYLFCRHIRSRRLPSHKRPKGRFGTRNL from the exons ATGGAGATGGTCCTGATTTTCATTCCTCTTCTGATCATTTCATTTTTCCAATCATCTTCACCTTCTATACTTCCAAAATCACCTTACCTTGGAATCCATCCTGAAG ATGAGAAGTATTATTTTGAGTCGCAGTTAATCCAATGCAAAGATGGATCTAAATCTTTCACTCGAGATCGTCTTAATGATGGTTTTTGTGATTGCGTGGATGGTACCGATGAGCCTG GTACTCCAGCTTGTCCGAGGAGCAAATTTTATTGCAAAAATGTAGGAAGTACACCACGAACATTATTCTCTTCTCGGATAAATGATTGCTTCTGTG ACTGTTGTGATGGAAGCGACGAGTACGATGGCAGCATTGATTGTCCAAATACATGCTTCAAAACTGGAAATGTTGGCAGGAAAAACCATAATTATATGTCAAGTAGAATGCATATGAGCAGTTTTGATCTGCAGGACCGGGAAAATACAATGAATCTGGAGGATCTAATTCAGAAACTAAAAG ATCTGAAGATAGTTTTCATCCTAGAGGTGGTTCTGGTTAGTATGGTAGCTTTCTATCTCTTCTGTCGTCACATCAGATCAAGACGCCTCCCTAGTCACAAGCGACCAAAGGGCCGGTTTGGGACCCGTAACTTATGA